In one Magallana gigas chromosome 7, xbMagGiga1.1, whole genome shotgun sequence genomic region, the following are encoded:
- the LOC117684400 gene encoding E3 ubiquitin-protein ligase TRIM71-like, with translation MATSLPVTAQHYLKCGTDNCEKNCQFYCNPCHRQLCEQCRVKHQKSLDTKNHEVVPFLQHKRHLPVDKCKLHPTRNADILCNECKIPLCSKCTTMEEHFGHKFVDMEDTDAEKFAFCLEEISKIQEYFLPTSKEMKTETDEDGREVKKIMDGIRNSIKAEAKSLKDLVDKVTSDKLEQANTIEKSLLKVLKQQEKTYHDYNKYLEKLLKEFHGYLPLSNFKVLLSAKLENSKIQSIPETSKPVSPVFTAGQFTYDDVSKLLGKIGVPNIKPDKRKIKPMATSLTQLKPTGKEIKQDREKSDMKQTLSLSTYVTKVREYTVPGVDSVFHVSLGKSGRLWLRDGRGNLVHTDLQGNQLQKIQTSGKYEGYHTVTQDGDLIYTDRKNKVINRIKQDNTVTEFIRTGDWEPFSIHSSHINGDILVGMIKDGEAKITRYNKTGEEIQNIQRDDKGQEMYDDPRYITENINGDICTSDINKRAVVVVNRSGQHRFSYTDQGSKFFPYGICTDILSHIIVCDRYLKKVHILNQDGHFLSTLLTPQQGLTRPRSLCVDDENNLHVGQFDSNTVTVYKYLE, from the coding sequence ATGGCGACCTCCCTACCAGTCACAGCCCAGCATTATTTGAAATGTGGCACGGACAACTGTGAAAAGAACTGCCAGTTTTACTGCAATCCTTGCCACAGACAATTATGTGAACAATGCAGAGTCAAACATCAGAAAAGTCTAGATACCAAGAACCATGAAGTGGTCCCCTTCCTACAGCACAAACGCCATCTTCCTGTGGACAAATGCAAGCTCCATCCAACTCGAAATGCAGATATTCTATGCAATGAATGCAAAATTCCTCTATGTTCCAAATGCACAACCATGGAAGAACACTTCGGCCATAAATTTGTTGATATGGAGGACACTGATGCAGAAAAGTTTGCATTTTGTCtagaagaaatttcaaaaatccaaGAATATTTCCTTCcaacatcaaaagaaatgaaaacgGAGACAGATGAAGATGGCAGagaagtaaagaaaataatggATGGTATCAGAAATTCCATAAAGGCAGAAGCAAAGTCTCTGAAAGACCTGGTAGATAAGGTGACATCAGACAAATTGGAACAAGCCAATACCATAGAAAAGTCATTACTTAAAGTGTTAAAACAACAGGAAAAAACATACCATGATTACAATAAGTACcttgaaaaacttttaaaagagtTTCATGGCTACCTCCCTTTAagcaattttaaagttttattatctgcaaaacttgaaaattcaaaaatccAATCTATACCAGAGACAAGTAAACCAGTCTCACCAGTGTTTACTGCTGGTCAGTTTACCTATGATGATGTCAGCAAGTTACTTGGAAAAATAGGTGTCCCAAACATTAAACCtgataaaaggaaaataaaaccCATGGCTACTTCATTAACACAGTTGAAACCTACAGGGAAAGAGATAAAGCAAGACAGAGAGAAATCAGACATGAAACAAACACTGTCTCTGTCTACCTATGTCACCAAGGTCAGAGAGTACACAGTACCAGGTGTTGACAGTGTATTTCATGTATCACTAGGTAAATCAGGCAGACTCTGGCTCAGAGATGGTCGTGGTAATCTTGTTCATACAGATCTACAGGGGAATCAGTTACAGAAGATACAAACCAGTGGTAAATATGAAGGCTACCACACAGTCACACAGGACGGGGATCTGATCTATACAGACAGAAAGAACAAAGTCATCAATAGGATAAAACAGGATAATACAGTCACTGAATTTATCAGAACAGGAGACTGGGAACCATTTAGTATACACTCCTCCCACATCAACGGGGACATACTGGTGGGGATGATAAAGGATGGAGAGGCTAAAATCACCAGGTACAACAAGACAGGAGaagaaatacagaacatacagaGGGACGACAAAGGACAGGAGATGTATGATGATCCACGCTACATAACAGAAAACATTAATGGCGATATCTGTACATCAGACATAAACAAACGAGCTGTGGTGGTGGTGAATAGATCAGGACAACACAGGTTTTCCTACACAGATCAGGGGTCAAAGTTCTTTCCCTATGGTATCTGTACTGATATCCTTAGTCACATCATTGTTTGTGACAGGTATCTCAAGAAAGTTCACATCCTTAATCAGGATGGTCATTTCTTGTCTACACTACTCACACCACAACAAGGGCTAACGCGCCCCCGTAGTCTGTGTGTTGATGATGAGAACAATCTCCATGTGGGACAATTTGACTCCAACACAGTGACAGTGTACAAATATCTAGAGTGA
- the LOC117684402 gene encoding E3 ubiquitin-protein ligase TRIM71-like, with protein sequence MAEDQMVTSAQHYLECGNEGCGKNCQFYCNPCHRRLCEECKDEHQRNPMTKPHEVVLFNQRKRQLPVKKCTLHPTRNIDILCKECNVPLCSKCSTMEKHQGHTFNDLEDIFAGKFESNSKKISEIQGYFLATAQDLKKETEEDGKEIKKIMDSIRDSIKDEAESLKSLVDKATSEKLEHANLIEDSLLKQLKPQETTYKEYIAYLETLVGDLRGNFPITDGGGSSVACSLEIKPIPETTKPNLPKYRFGQFSKDNVGKLLGSIVVPSVKEEKRKIKPMEKDSSSQLKPAGAQGEPEQRADAIKRPIVSEVRAFKVPGVDSTWYLSVDKSGRVWASDDGGNLVQTDPEGNQLQKIQTSGKDEGYHTVTPTGDLLYADKIKKIINKIPQNNRISKFFKTGDWEPLSIHSSHINGDVLVGMRKDREAKVTRYKNGKEIQNIQMDNKRQAMYNSPLYITENDNGDICASDDEKQAVVVVSKAGYHRFSYRGQEPEFHPYGICTDCSGNILISVGLLSNGTVEIISQDGHFLSRLFAMDQEITSPRCVCVSDKNNLYVGQEMSNKVKVFKYEFK encoded by the exons ATGGCTGAAGACCAG atGGTAACATCAGCTCAGCACTATTTGGAATGCGGCAATGAAGGTTGTGGGAAGAACTGCCAGTTTTACTGCAATCCATGTCACAGAAGATTGTGTGAAGAATGCAAAGATGAACATCAGAGGAATCCAATGACAAAGCCTCACGAAGTAGTCCTATTTAATCAACGTAAACGTCAACTTCCGGTGAAGAAATGCACGCTCCATCCTACTCGAAATATAGATATTCTTTGCAAAGAATGCAATGTGCCCTTATGTTCCAAGTGCTCAACGATGGAAAAACACCAAGGACATACATTCAATGATCTGGAGGACATCTTTGCAGGGAAGTTTGAATCTAATAGTAAGAAAATCTCCGAAATCCAAGGATATTTCCTCGCAACAGCACAAGACTTGAAAAAGGAAACCGAGGAAGAtggcaaagaaataaaaaagattatggACAGCATTAGAGATTCTATAAAAGATGAAGCCGAGTCTCTCAAGAGTCTGGTAGACAAAGCAACTTCAGAAAAATTGGAACATGCCAATTTAATTGAAGACTCACTTCTCAAACAGTTAAAACCACAAGAAACAACTTATAAAGAATACATTGCATACCTTGAAACACTTGTTGGGGATCTTCGTGGCAACTTTCCCATAACCGATGGCGGAGGTTCATCTGTTGCATGCAGCCTGGAGATCAAACCCATACCAGAAACAACCAAACCTAATCTACCGAAATACAGATTTGGCCAATTCAGCAAAGATAATGTTGGCAAATTACTTGGAAGTATAGTTGTTCCTAGCGTTAaagaggaaaaaagaaaaataaaacccatgGAAAAGGATTCTTCTTCACAGTTGAAACCTGCAGGGGCGCAGGGAGAACCAGAACAAAGAGCTGACGCGATAAAGAGGCCAATTGTCTCCGAGGTGAGGGCGTTCAAAGTACCAGGTGTGGACAGCACTTGGTATTTGTCTGTGGATAAATCAGGCAGAGTCTGGGCCAGTGATGATGGTGGTAACCTTGTCCAAACAGACCCAGAAGGTAATCAGCTACAGAAGATACAGACCAGTGGTAAAGATGAGGGCTACCACACAGTCACACCGACCGGGGACCTGCTCTACGCagacaagataaaaaaaattatcaataagaTACCACAGAATAATAGAAtcagtaaattttttaaaacgggGGACTGGGAACCACTCAGCATTCACTCCTCCCACATCAACGGGGACGTACTGGTGGGCATGAGAAAGGACAGGGAGGCTAAAGTCACCAGGTATAAAAACGGGaaagaaatacagaacatacagaTGGATAACAAACGTCAAGCTATGTATAATTCTCCATTGTACATCACAGAAAACGACAATGGAGATATATGCGCATCCGACGATGAAAAGCAAGCGGTAGTAGTGGTCAGTAAAGCAGGATATCACAGGTTCTCCTATAGAGGCCAAGAGCCAGAATTCCATCCTTATGGAATATGCACCGACTGTTCTGGAAACATCCTAATTAGTGTTGGGCTTTTATCAAATGGCACTGTAGAAATCATTAGTCAGGACGGCCATTTTCTGAGTCGGCTATTCGCAATGGACCAAGAGATAACGTCTCCACGTTGTGTATGTGTgagtgataaaaataatctGTATGTTGGACAAGAAATGTCTAACAAGGTGAAAGTGTTCAAGTATGAATTTAAGTAA